A DNA window from Phycisphaerales bacterium AB-hyl4 contains the following coding sequences:
- a CDS encoding prepilin-type N-terminal cleavage/methylation domain-containing protein, whose protein sequence is MCNYQIMNRHNIAFTLIELLVVISIIAVLIALLLPALSSARESARRIQCASQLRQIHLAGYMYLDDNDGKWFRSVWNNWLAPYAGLTEPPTTNDSTDTIFTCQTMQQILPTRFGFYHANYSVNQYVTDVSDVYHDSRGPSRMDDVQSPSDLAFFTDGAPSSDYSQLGNQWWINPRTSYAAIVSQTIGRADPLHSQSLNVVYLDGHAESTTFDYAIEHLNDRPWLDFPVSRRFWFGGTYSN, encoded by the coding sequence ATGTGCAATTATCAAATCATGAATCGTCATAATATCGCATTCACATTAATTGAGTTGCTCGTTGTGATATCGATTATTGCTGTTTTGATCGCACTTTTGTTGCCCGCACTTTCCAGTGCCCGAGAAAGCGCTCGACGCATCCAGTGCGCCAGCCAGTTGCGCCAGATTCATCTCGCCGGCTACATGTACCTGGATGATAACGATGGTAAGTGGTTTCGCTCGGTATGGAACAATTGGCTCGCACCGTATGCGGGCCTCACGGAACCTCCGACAACCAATGACAGCACAGATACGATATTCACTTGCCAGACGATGCAGCAGATTCTACCGACACGATTTGGTTTCTATCATGCGAACTATTCGGTGAATCAGTATGTCACGGACGTTAGTGATGTATACCATGATTCGCGAGGACCGTCGCGCATGGATGACGTACAGTCGCCGAGCGACCTGGCATTTTTTACAGACGGAGCACCGTCCAGCGATTATAGCCAGTTAGGCAATCAGTGGTGGATCAACCCACGTACCAGTTACGCAGCCATCGTGAGCCAGACAATCGGGCGCGCTGATCCCCTGCATAGCCAGAGTCTGAATGTGGTTTACCTTGATGGTCATGCCGAATCCACCACCTTTGATTACGCCATTGAGCATTTAAACGACAGGCCCTGGCTGGACTTTCCGGTATCTCGCCGCTTCTGGTTTGGCGGAACATATTCGAATTGA
- a CDS encoding DUF4838 domain-containing protein — MRSYICALTWCIAVLMPVYSGLAYTLTSGGGASIVVSEQAEAPVRDAAEILKKYLSEILNVSIPVRLDSEFTGDDDAPLILVGRTSLSEPLELEPEEILIRSVGDRLMIQGGDEGDQGKQAYEGTVFAAYEFLERYCGVRWLWPGELGTVVPNLDRIDMGDIDYRFQPRIEKRHVRSTHPGLHPSDMANLSHQATRLGLPFGLYEELLREYAYRGDRVHNPGNWYRAQRMGRRTNYTASHAYTRWYDRYANDHIEWFAMGPDGSREAVRPAQAHLCLSNDELVDKISHVKIEEWRNTTRDSINIAPNDGVGEPHCMCENCKALDVPGKQLEIPFWGEYHSLTDRYLHFFNRIAERVSAEHPDATLGTFAYQEYTHPPVKRKVHPNLYIELAAGGYLSDAYREELRDIWVGWREMGATRLGWRPNLLHSGHGFPLNYARKLAEDIRLFADNGMLTTDFDANVFHWATHGINYYVLSQMLWDPDQNVDDVIRDWCEAGFGPAANYIEQYLDKIEALTNEFAASNISRYYGNTRDAFVADGPKAYLRFIPEGRLLLEQARDATSGDETIRERIDFLEAGLDYAEVQAESFIVLNEHFRNFRAASDPAINDLLNHRLDTLRRIYLTYPLAVNVLNTTRHDARYWTLLGWEWPTADAYADMYTYLDVIPKTWRFRKDPDAQGEAEQWFAVEIDDDGWSSKDIGEWWEQGYHGYGWYRARIDLPEDVDVRSAMLEFDGVDEQAWVYINGELVGEHTSASTGRTPEAIWDQPFTIPASNLKAGETNTIVVQVHASGGRGGIWRPVRMFHIASP; from the coding sequence ATGCGATCGTATATCTGCGCGCTTACGTGGTGCATTGCGGTGCTGATGCCGGTGTATTCAGGTCTAGCATACACCCTGACGTCGGGCGGAGGCGCGAGCATTGTTGTTTCAGAGCAAGCCGAAGCCCCCGTTCGCGATGCCGCCGAGATATTAAAAAAGTATTTGTCTGAAATACTGAACGTATCAATTCCAGTACGGCTGGATTCTGAGTTTACCGGCGACGACGACGCGCCCCTAATACTGGTTGGGCGCACATCATTGAGCGAGCCTCTCGAACTGGAGCCGGAGGAAATCCTCATCCGCTCCGTGGGGGATCGACTTATGATTCAAGGCGGCGATGAGGGCGATCAGGGCAAACAGGCATATGAAGGTACGGTGTTCGCGGCTTACGAATTTCTCGAACGGTATTGCGGTGTAAGGTGGCTTTGGCCTGGCGAGTTGGGGACGGTTGTTCCGAACCTGGATCGAATCGACATGGGTGACATCGACTATCGTTTTCAGCCGCGCATCGAAAAGCGTCATGTGCGAAGCACACATCCCGGGCTGCATCCGAGTGACATGGCCAATTTGTCTCACCAGGCGACGCGACTAGGTTTGCCATTCGGTCTGTATGAAGAGCTATTACGCGAATATGCATATCGGGGTGATCGCGTTCATAATCCCGGCAACTGGTACCGAGCGCAGCGAATGGGTCGGCGAACCAACTATACCGCCAGCCATGCTTACACGCGCTGGTACGATCGGTATGCGAACGATCACATTGAGTGGTTCGCCATGGGGCCGGACGGCAGCCGTGAAGCTGTTCGGCCGGCCCAGGCTCATTTATGCCTGAGTAATGATGAACTGGTTGACAAAATCTCGCATGTAAAGATTGAAGAGTGGCGTAATACCACGCGCGATTCGATCAATATTGCACCCAACGATGGTGTTGGCGAGCCGCATTGCATGTGCGAGAACTGCAAGGCGCTCGACGTGCCGGGCAAGCAACTCGAAATCCCTTTCTGGGGCGAGTACCACTCGTTGACCGATCGATATCTCCATTTCTTTAATCGCATTGCCGAACGGGTGTCGGCTGAGCATCCTGATGCGACGCTTGGAACATTTGCCTATCAGGAGTACACGCACCCGCCGGTTAAGCGCAAAGTTCATCCGAACCTTTACATTGAATTGGCAGCAGGCGGCTACCTCAGCGATGCATATCGCGAGGAACTTCGTGACATCTGGGTGGGATGGCGGGAAATGGGGGCGACGAGACTGGGCTGGCGGCCGAACCTTTTGCACTCGGGCCACGGCTTTCCGCTGAACTATGCTCGCAAGTTGGCTGAAGATATCCGCTTGTTTGCTGACAACGGCATGTTGACCACCGATTTCGACGCCAACGTGTTTCATTGGGCCACGCACGGCATCAACTACTATGTGCTCAGTCAGATGCTGTGGGACCCGGACCAGAACGTCGATGATGTGATTCGCGATTGGTGCGAGGCCGGATTTGGCCCTGCCGCAAATTATATTGAACAGTACCTCGATAAGATCGAAGCGCTGACGAATGAGTTCGCCGCATCCAATATAAGCAGATATTATGGCAATACGCGTGACGCGTTTGTCGCTGACGGACCGAAGGCATATCTCAGATTCATTCCGGAGGGACGCTTGCTACTGGAACAGGCAAGGGATGCGACATCAGGCGATGAAACCATTCGCGAGCGCATCGACTTTCTGGAAGCCGGGCTTGATTACGCGGAAGTTCAAGCCGAGTCATTTATTGTGCTCAATGAGCATTTCCGCAACTTCCGGGCAGCGAGCGATCCGGCGATCAACGACCTCTTGAATCACCGTCTCGATACGTTGCGTCGAATCTATCTGACATATCCGTTGGCAGTGAACGTACTGAACACAACCCGTCACGATGCACGCTACTGGACGTTGCTTGGCTGGGAATGGCCCACGGCGGACGCGTATGCGGACATGTACACGTATCTCGATGTCATTCCCAAGACATGGCGCTTCCGTAAAGATCCGGATGCTCAGGGTGAGGCTGAACAATGGTTCGCTGTGGAAATTGATGATGATGGATGGTCGTCCAAAGATATCGGCGAGTGGTGGGAGCAAGGCTATCACGGCTACGGCTGGTACCGTGCGCGCATTGATCTGCCAGAGGATGTTGACGTTCGGTCTGCCATGCTCGAATTCGACGGGGTAGATGAGCAGGCATGGGTGTATATCAACGGTGAGCTTGTCGGCGAACACACCAGCGCCTCCACCGGCCGTACGCCAGAGGCCATCTGGGATCAACCTTTCACCATCCCCGCATCGAATCTGAAAGCGGGTGAAACGAACACGATCGTCGTGCAGGTTCATGCATCAGGCGGGCGTGGCGGCATCTGGCGGCCCGTGCGCATGTTTCATATCGCATCGCCCTGA
- a CDS encoding DUF4838 domain-containing protein gives MIQIDRMNRALLLSATLFLWALWPIAAHADTPIVVEGHAKAVVVLPDDALPIPEYAADELIYHVEQATGVRLAVHRESDASDVDPQMSRVYIGMTRKADEAGLELEALESEVFVLQSGDGQLIIAGHDGPGDPLSERTTHSGTLWGVYELLEQVLEVRWLWPGDLGTFVPERTSVHVPEMNVKGRPQLERRRVRWNERPAQPGLGFSHDGARNYYRDLGVFMRRHRMGRSAEGFFQGRRPYGHAFSNWWDEYGEEHPEWFMLLEDGSRGPDGRRGGRTSMCVSNTELHREIIRRWEAERASQVDDHTLNICENDLRAYCTCSDCKAWDSPQPNIRSIPKGVRGAYEPFSASTRYARFAQAIYERAVEVDPDVVMTTYAYLNYFTAPSSDVQLNSNIIVGFCPWGLHDGWFPRAPETQAWVKEQWKGWADTGATLFYRPNWFLDGYIAPYIYARQFADIFSFVSENNMIATDFDTLTGQWATQAPNLYLLMRMHSHPSLPADTLLDEYYQAFGPAASHVREYFDYWEAHTTRQRVRLLHLVEAMDLNRRFHFARIMPDLYPARVLNEAATILDAAEAAVRDSANDDYAARVDFLRQGLAHVRKVVAVAAVFEDESTSSARRHDVLNKLISFRRQVEGMNIADLNWAADVENASWQGQRGFQRIEQSVDFVAATRRAIPSLEPAGFEPHDSIPDHAIIVRGNANYALHLEAGQAVNLKITCYQIGNYQDALPYGVVNASGEVIATGLVKSDETDHVRVVAEEVGTITIHTAMRWNGNASIVEADRPLALIGRSLAGDASNEPRSTRNRLNLFRYGGKLYFRVPAELASFEIEVSGKSSTFSKASLIDAQGRTVEVRDGIHGNEPHRFSVSREPSSQDELWALRIEPASEGTFSDVFIEFMDPLPDFLAVDPAALPRQTSVPSGLRD, from the coding sequence ATGATCCAGATCGATCGCATGAATCGCGCGCTGCTGCTTTCAGCAACCTTGTTTCTGTGGGCCCTTTGGCCGATCGCTGCACACGCAGACACGCCGATCGTTGTGGAGGGCCATGCGAAGGCTGTCGTGGTGTTGCCTGACGATGCGCTGCCGATTCCTGAATATGCCGCTGATGAACTGATTTATCATGTCGAGCAGGCAACGGGCGTTCGTCTGGCAGTCCATCGCGAATCGGACGCGTCGGACGTTGATCCTCAGATGTCGCGCGTATACATCGGCATGACGCGCAAGGCCGACGAGGCAGGCCTTGAGCTTGAAGCCCTGGAATCAGAAGTATTCGTGCTGCAAAGTGGCGATGGGCAGTTGATCATCGCTGGGCACGACGGACCTGGCGACCCCCTAAGTGAGCGCACCACGCACAGTGGCACGCTCTGGGGCGTGTACGAGTTACTGGAGCAGGTGCTGGAGGTGCGTTGGCTTTGGCCGGGCGATCTTGGCACGTTCGTGCCTGAGCGAACGTCGGTTCATGTGCCGGAGATGAATGTCAAAGGTCGGCCGCAACTCGAACGGCGTCGTGTGCGTTGGAACGAACGCCCCGCGCAGCCCGGGCTCGGATTCAGCCATGATGGGGCGAGGAACTACTATCGCGATCTGGGCGTGTTCATGCGTCGACACCGGATGGGCCGATCTGCCGAGGGCTTTTTCCAGGGACGTCGTCCATACGGCCACGCCTTCAGCAACTGGTGGGATGAGTACGGCGAAGAGCACCCCGAATGGTTCATGTTGCTGGAAGATGGCTCGCGCGGCCCCGACGGCCGACGAGGCGGACGAACCTCGATGTGTGTCTCCAACACGGAGCTTCATCGAGAAATCATACGCCGCTGGGAAGCAGAGCGTGCTTCGCAAGTCGACGATCACACGCTGAATATCTGCGAAAACGACCTACGCGCCTACTGCACCTGTAGTGACTGCAAAGCCTGGGACAGTCCGCAACCAAATATCAGATCAATTCCAAAGGGCGTACGCGGAGCGTATGAGCCGTTCAGCGCCAGTACGCGGTACGCACGATTTGCACAAGCGATTTATGAACGTGCTGTCGAAGTCGATCCCGACGTGGTGATGACGACGTATGCGTACTTGAACTATTTCACAGCGCCTTCATCTGACGTGCAGTTGAACTCAAACATCATTGTCGGGTTTTGCCCGTGGGGGTTGCACGACGGCTGGTTCCCCCGCGCACCGGAGACACAGGCCTGGGTCAAGGAGCAATGGAAAGGCTGGGCCGACACGGGAGCAACCTTGTTCTATCGGCCGAACTGGTTTCTCGACGGATACATCGCTCCGTATATTTACGCCAGGCAGTTTGCGGACATATTCAGCTTCGTTTCTGAAAATAACATGATCGCCACCGATTTCGATACGTTGACCGGTCAGTGGGCGACCCAGGCGCCCAACCTCTACCTATTGATGCGCATGCACTCCCATCCGAGCTTACCCGCGGACACGCTACTGGATGAGTATTACCAGGCGTTCGGGCCCGCCGCTTCGCATGTACGCGAGTATTTCGACTATTGGGAGGCTCACACCACCCGGCAGCGCGTGCGCCTTTTGCATCTGGTGGAGGCGATGGACTTGAACCGCCGATTCCACTTCGCGCGGATCATGCCCGATCTTTATCCTGCCCGTGTACTTAACGAAGCGGCGACGATACTTGATGCTGCCGAGGCGGCGGTGCGTGACAGCGCGAACGACGACTACGCTGCTCGCGTGGATTTCCTGCGTCAAGGGTTGGCTCACGTTCGCAAAGTCGTTGCGGTGGCGGCGGTGTTTGAAGATGAATCGACATCGTCCGCACGTCGGCACGACGTGCTGAATAAGTTGATTTCGTTCCGTCGGCAGGTTGAAGGCATGAATATTGCGGACCTGAATTGGGCGGCGGACGTTGAAAACGCCAGTTGGCAGGGGCAACGGGGATTTCAGCGCATCGAACAAAGCGTAGATTTTGTTGCGGCCACACGCAGGGCGATTCCATCCCTCGAGCCGGCCGGGTTCGAACCGCATGACAGTATACCTGACCACGCGATAATTGTCCGCGGAAACGCCAATTATGCCCTGCATCTTGAAGCGGGGCAGGCGGTCAATCTCAAGATCACCTGTTATCAGATTGGCAACTACCAGGACGCACTGCCTTACGGGGTGGTCAACGCTTCGGGTGAGGTCATCGCAACCGGTCTTGTAAAGTCCGATGAGACTGATCACGTGCGTGTGGTTGCCGAGGAGGTCGGCACGATCACTATTCACACCGCCATGCGATGGAATGGCAATGCAAGCATCGTTGAAGCGGATCGTCCATTGGCACTGATCGGACGCAGCCTGGCTGGCGACGCAAGCAACGAGCCGCGCAGCACGCGAAACCGTTTGAACCTGTTCCGGTACGGGGGCAAACTTTACTTTCGCGTGCCGGCAGAACTAGCTTCGTTTGAAATTGAAGTCAGCGGTAAGAGCTCGACGTTTTCAAAAGCATCGTTGATCGATGCGCAGGGGCGGACGGTCGAGGTGCGTGATGGCATTCACGGCAATGAGCCACATCGTTTCTCGGTCAGCCGAGAGCCATCGTCGCAGGACGAGCTATGGGCCTTGCGCATCGAGCCAGCCAGTGAGGGTACGTTCAGTGACGTGTTTATTGAATTCATGGATCCGCTGCCAGATTTTCTGGCCGTCGACCCTGCCGCGCTGCCAAGGCAGACAAGTGTGCCATCTGGACTGCGAGACTGA
- a CDS encoding heparinase II/III family protein, with protein sequence MADDDALPEPTAPADLNWPRVQTFDNGVAVLRSGWTMANDVVLGIRSGGAARTGYSHDVPNRNAIALFVDGEYMIAVPGRASYRSPLRREWDWRTTSQNTITLDERNQVRERQAEIIRTHEDEMLMYLVSDATGSYFDDPELVSRHVLFVRDATYILIWDEIKLRQEASVQWQMHFANYDDQGEIEPYGDGQWRFTRPGGSLRLWLAGTETDEPTVSDGIMHTGYSYSPGGPNEGEWGSSFKLQATTSSARRATEYVTVVVPRSEQPPGSTIRIQKHNDEGATRLTVHGDGWRDELRLISETARKANGAAGHIEYVHYSEGEPVYRSMLPER encoded by the coding sequence ATGGCCGATGACGATGCGCTGCCCGAACCGACGGCACCGGCCGACCTGAACTGGCCCCGCGTTCAGACGTTCGACAATGGGGTCGCCGTGCTCCGTAGCGGCTGGACCATGGCCAACGACGTCGTGCTTGGCATTCGAAGCGGCGGCGCCGCCCGCACCGGCTATTCGCATGATGTCCCCAATCGCAATGCCATCGCACTATTCGTCGATGGGGAGTACATGATCGCTGTGCCCGGCCGGGCCAGCTATCGCAGCCCGTTGCGACGCGAATGGGATTGGCGGACCACCAGCCAGAACACGATCACCCTCGACGAACGCAATCAGGTCCGGGAGCGCCAGGCCGAGATCATCCGCACACACGAAGACGAGATGCTGATGTATCTCGTCAGCGACGCGACCGGCTCCTACTTCGACGATCCGGAACTGGTCAGCCGGCATGTTCTGTTCGTGCGCGATGCAACCTACATCCTCATCTGGGATGAGATCAAGCTGCGTCAGGAAGCATCTGTTCAATGGCAGATGCATTTTGCAAACTATGACGATCAAGGTGAAATCGAACCGTACGGCGACGGCCAATGGCGATTCACCCGCCCCGGCGGGTCGCTCCGCCTCTGGCTGGCAGGCACTGAGACTGACGAGCCAACGGTCAGCGATGGCATCATGCACACGGGGTATTCCTATTCCCCTGGCGGGCCGAACGAAGGCGAGTGGGGGAGTTCCTTTAAACTGCAGGCCACAACGTCTTCAGCTCGTCGGGCCACCGAGTATGTCACAGTCGTTGTCCCCCGATCAGAGCAGCCGCCCGGGTCCACCATCCGGATTCAAAAGCACAATGACGAAGGCGCCACACGGTTGACCGTGCACGGCGACGGATGGCGGGACGAACTCCGTTTGATCTCTGAGACGGCACGAAAAGCCAACGGAGCTGCCGGGCACATCGAGTACGTGCATTACAGTGAAGGAGAGCCGGTTTATCGTTCCATGCTTCCGGAGCGATAA
- a CDS encoding FAD-dependent oxidoreductase, whose translation MPTQTWQSCFDHVHDVAILGAGYAGFAAARALHAAGRRVLLIDRGGDLLWESGRALMSEAGREEHPLWHALVDEVRRRGSADDDYLDGAIAEIVASSQLADDALPVLYYAGVVGVQMADDLLVGITVATKAGRRRIAARQWIDATEHGELLALLPDPPAFRRPSRQLLHVFLQHHSWPADLPASIEAPLALSNALAGVKLTWRRSFWETERLFCIDLPGDSNAPRTAIHPALQALYQAMPAAVMKEAVVSHVSAVALPTYERSADAAIVNPALPGNVTPASPAMTAEPVFTLAERFRLGARAASALADPSTASASSDLPVEGALPVGSMHKLTADVVVVGGGTGGAVAAIAAGRAGARVICLDALPFPGGIGAGGAIHLYYFGVPGGMQAELDQRVRETMAVFGRTQQVHGFHPDAKKTALEQMMREAGVTFLPQTMAFDVERSGQRVQAILASRPEGPCRIEADGWIDGTGDGDLCALAGAHFKLGREGDGLLHAYSQSAGCLKAQDKQKQQRVLLRYTNYDAGWVDPTDPDDLSRARVVGVCQYLRDSYGNWTRPTYIAPAIGLRQGRQIETRYMLTMADLIERRQFADVIGFTGAHYDNHSIDFEFESDEGLFWVWLCRQWRTRLACEMPYGMIVPRDLDNVWIASRALGVTMDAHSTCRMQRDMQRVGEAAGHAAALAVAHRLPARDLPISELQSRLAETGAIDVKRANTNVFDDLVVEAEALASPIDDEQIEQGLDHLARGVAHASLWYLYRSPERARSAVLEHLQSDNPHVSWLSAGIAAMWGDATAEPRLIRAITTREYGYDDFTDRHLTNLKPGVEQSARPEHHHRLVPNWLTAVSMLRACGTSACVPALLDLAGQPDLMLNVRTAIGLTFERLVQSGRVVDTEAVKQVIERLLREPVPGSFVVPGRCIGQMLNKADEAEAEPTASPRRRPEAVLTPYESHLWQLHLVIARLARLADLPLPVQVVACFDDPRAAVRRSFEPIRASRSLQTASD comes from the coding sequence GTGCCGACACAAACATGGCAGTCCTGTTTTGATCACGTTCACGATGTGGCCATACTCGGGGCCGGCTATGCTGGCTTTGCCGCGGCGCGTGCGCTTCACGCCGCCGGTCGGCGTGTGCTGCTGATCGACCGGGGCGGTGACCTGCTGTGGGAGAGCGGGCGGGCATTGATGTCCGAGGCCGGTCGTGAGGAGCATCCACTCTGGCATGCGCTGGTCGATGAGGTTCGACGGCGTGGGTCGGCCGACGACGACTATCTCGATGGTGCGATTGCCGAAATCGTCGCCAGCAGTCAGCTTGCAGACGACGCGCTGCCGGTGCTCTATTACGCCGGCGTGGTTGGTGTGCAGATGGCCGACGATCTGCTGGTCGGCATCACGGTGGCGACCAAGGCCGGCCGACGCCGTATCGCCGCGCGGCAGTGGATTGACGCGACGGAGCACGGTGAGTTGCTGGCGCTGCTGCCCGACCCGCCTGCATTTCGTCGGCCGAGCCGACAGTTGCTGCACGTCTTCCTGCAACACCATTCCTGGCCAGCCGACTTACCCGCGTCGATCGAAGCGCCTCTCGCGTTGTCCAACGCGTTGGCGGGGGTGAAGCTTACGTGGCGTCGTTCGTTCTGGGAAACTGAACGGTTGTTCTGCATTGACCTGCCGGGCGATTCCAACGCGCCGCGAACGGCGATTCACCCTGCGTTGCAGGCGCTATATCAGGCGATGCCGGCTGCGGTGATGAAAGAAGCGGTGGTCAGCCACGTCAGTGCGGTGGCGTTGCCGACGTACGAGCGTTCCGCCGACGCTGCCATTGTTAACCCGGCCTTGCCGGGCAATGTCACCCCGGCCTCGCCGGCCATGACCGCCGAGCCTGTGTTCACGCTGGCGGAACGCTTTCGACTTGGCGCGCGTGCCGCATCCGCGTTGGCCGACCCGTCAACGGCCTCGGCCTCCTCTGACTTGCCCGTGGAGGGGGCGCTGCCTGTCGGTTCCATGCACAAACTCACCGCGGATGTAGTGGTCGTCGGCGGCGGGACGGGCGGTGCGGTGGCCGCGATCGCTGCCGGTCGAGCGGGGGCACGTGTCATCTGCCTCGACGCACTGCCATTCCCCGGCGGCATTGGTGCGGGGGGCGCGATTCACCTCTACTACTTCGGCGTGCCCGGCGGCATGCAGGCGGAACTGGACCAGCGCGTGCGCGAGACCATGGCGGTGTTCGGCCGAACGCAGCAGGTACACGGCTTCCACCCGGACGCGAAAAAGACCGCGCTGGAACAAATGATGCGCGAAGCGGGCGTCACTTTCCTGCCGCAGACGATGGCGTTCGACGTCGAACGCTCGGGGCAACGGGTGCAGGCGATCCTGGCCAGTCGACCGGAGGGGCCTTGTCGAATCGAGGCCGACGGATGGATTGACGGCACGGGCGACGGCGACCTGTGTGCGCTGGCCGGCGCTCACTTCAAGTTGGGGCGCGAGGGCGATGGCCTGCTGCACGCTTACAGCCAGTCGGCCGGCTGTCTGAAAGCGCAGGACAAGCAAAAGCAACAGCGCGTTCTGTTGCGCTACACCAACTATGACGCCGGCTGGGTCGATCCGACCGATCCGGATGACCTCAGTCGGGCGCGCGTCGTCGGCGTCTGCCAATACCTGCGCGACAGCTATGGCAACTGGACTCGGCCGACCTACATCGCGCCGGCGATTGGCTTGCGGCAGGGCCGACAGATCGAAACGCGGTACATGCTCACCATGGCGGACCTGATCGAACGTCGGCAGTTCGCGGATGTGATCGGCTTCACCGGCGCCCATTACGACAACCATTCGATCGACTTTGAGTTTGAAAGCGATGAAGGTTTGTTCTGGGTCTGGCTCTGCCGCCAGTGGCGGACACGGTTGGCTTGTGAGATGCCTTACGGCATGATCGTACCGCGCGACCTGGATAATGTCTGGATCGCCTCGCGAGCGTTGGGCGTCACAATGGACGCGCACTCGACCTGCCGCATGCAACGGGACATGCAGCGCGTCGGTGAAGCGGCCGGCCATGCCGCGGCACTGGCGGTGGCGCATCGCCTCCCCGCCCGCGACCTGCCCATAAGCGAGTTGCAAAGCAGGCTGGCCGAAACGGGCGCGATTGATGTCAAGCGCGCGAACACGAACGTGTTCGACGATCTTGTCGTTGAGGCGGAAGCGTTGGCTTCGCCGATCGACGACGAGCAGATCGAGCAGGGGCTCGACCATTTGGCGCGAGGGGTTGCACACGCATCGCTGTGGTATCTCTACCGTTCGCCGGAGCGCGCTCGGTCGGCCGTGCTGGAGCATTTGCAAAGCGACAACCCGCACGTCAGTTGGCTGTCGGCGGGCATCGCCGCCATGTGGGGCGACGCCACCGCCGAGCCGCGGCTGATTCGGGCGATCACGACCCGCGAGTATGGCTACGACGACTTTACCGACCGTCACCTCACAAACCTCAAGCCGGGCGTTGAGCAAAGCGCCAGGCCTGAACATCACCACCGGCTCGTCCCCAACTGGCTGACTGCGGTTTCGATGCTGCGTGCCTGCGGTACGTCGGCCTGCGTGCCCGCCTTGCTCGACTTGGCCGGTCAACCGGACCTGATGCTCAACGTGCGCACCGCCATCGGGCTCACCTTTGAACGCCTGGTGCAGTCGGGCCGCGTCGTGGACACCGAGGCAGTGAAGCAGGTGATCGAACGGTTGCTGCGCGAGCCGGTGCCGGGCAGTTTTGTCGTGCCCGGCCGGTGCATTGGTCAGATGCTGAACAAGGCCGACGAAGCCGAAGCCGAGCCGACCGCTTCGCCGCGTCGTCGGCCGGAGGCGGTGCTTACGCCGTATGAAAGTCACCTCTGGCAGTTGCACCTGGTGATCGCCCGGCTTGCCCGGCTGGCGGACCTGCCCTTGCCGGTGCAGGTCGTTGCCTGTTTCGACGACCCGCGAGCGGCGGTCCGCCGTTCTTTCGAGCCGATCCGCGCGTCACGTTCGCTGCAAACGGCAAGTGATTGA